AGCTAAGATATCAGTTAGGAAGAATGCTAATGGCCTTTTTTGACCAAAGCCACTTGATAACTATCCTATAAATTGTTGGAATGCTGATTTGTTTAGCTTTTATTATATAATTCTGGCCCACTTACTTTCCCACGGCAATTTCATGGATTGGGAAATGGATCAAATGTGTTAGCTTAACCCTTTTTGATCAATCTGGAGTTATTTTCTCCCTGCTATTTTGATATTAAATTGTGTAGGTGTGCTCGAATCGAGGCTTTGGAAACTATATATTCACTATATATAGAAATAGCTTGGAAATTCTCTAGTCTAAAAGATATTCCATTGTTCAGGACGCTTGTATATTTGCTTTGCCTAGCGGGAAACAGAAGAAAAGGTATTGGATTTCCATGACAAGAATCTGGACCATTTAATCAACATTAAGACATCAAGGCGTATAATTGACATAAAACCCTTAAGCTGTAAACAGCCATAAGACCCCTCAGCTCTAGGGAGATATGATTGATTCCTGGTTTTCATCGTTCTTGAACACGATCCGCTGATGCACGGTAGAGAGCTAGGTCATCGGTGGTAAGTGGCGTAtattgtctattagatctaactgTCCAAGAATATCTTAGTCTTCGACACTGAGATTGTGTCTGCACTTCGGATGCTTGAGAGAGTCTGTTATTTTACAGAAGAGTACTATCAGTTCAACACTGCTAGACAATCTTTTGTCATCCAGAGTTCCTAAAGCTCTCCTGTTGCGCATGCAGCGATCTGGAGGATTCTTTCCATCGCTTTGGAGCCTCCCCCCTTAAAGTTTATCGAGATCAATTTTGACGGCAGTGCCAGAGATGACAGAGATGGTGCAGGCTATATCATTCGGAGTTCGGATGATAGAAATCTAGCTGCTGATGGCTCACATCTATTTGAGCCGTCAGTCCTAAGAATGGAGCTCTAGGCAGCTTGGGAGGGTGTCACTTACGCATAACAGGAGCTACATTAGGAGAATATCTTCGCGAAAGATGACTTTGCCATAGTCATAGACTGGATCCGTGATGAAACGAAGTAGATGGGAGCTCATCCACTACTCCATAATATTCGAAAGTTTTTAGGTCATTTTTTTACAATGGCTGTTCGATATGTCTAATGAGAGGTAAACAGTACCGTGGATTAGATAACTTCGTTTGTTGTCGATCACATCAGAGATTTATCATGGTATTATAGAGATATGTGCTTATAGATATTTTACTATATTTtgtattctattttttttgaattgtaGTTGCATTGTGTGATCTgctgtttgtatatatatatatatatatataaaagcagcagcagcagcagcagcagctatAAAACCTCTCCAAAATCAAAAGCTGACTGGCTGATATAATATCACCAAAACCTGCCAGGGTATTAAATCTTTGTCAGAAAGATTGTAAGAATTGGTGGCTTAAAAACTTTGAAAAGTTCTGGATTGTTTCACCCACTACAcgaattttatgaattataggcAATGACCATCATGTACAGTCAACTAGATCGAAACATTTAGTTTAATCTCAGATTCTGTCCAAACTGCTTACACAAAAACAAGGTATTCATTAAAATAACCCTAAATGCAGGCTTCTCCTTGCCAAACTCTACCAAACACAAGAGAACGAGGACCTTAGCTTATGCCACAACATGCCTAGGTCAAATACTATTGATAATCTAGGGCTCTGACATAAAGAGGTGACAGTAGCATTCATTTCGGCTGCTTGATAACCAATCAGATTATAGAAAATATCAGGTTGTTGGCTTGTTGCTGACGTGGATCAAGGAATCATTCACATCATAATATTGAGTTAGAGAATTCGGGGCAGGATATATTTAAGGAGATTACTGGTTATCTTAGACAATGTTAAAAAAGTAAATGAAGACCAAGAATATTTTTATTCGAGGATTATCCCCCACAAAATAAGATGGTACTATTGAAAGATCTCGAGAAAACTGGGAGTCTGGATGTTGGTTAGCAACATCTGCATTGGAACTATCAAGTAAATCCGATTAGACGTCTTCAGCTGCGACGACAAGAGGAAGTTTATCGTATGCTTACAACAATTTGATTATTTGCATCATACGACAAGCAACCATAAGCAAGTTTCTAAACTTAAATGTTCCTTCTTGACTTTCATAAAATTCTGAAATAATTATTTCAAATGCCTTTTAAAGGGGAGAAACATGTGCaagccgaaaaaaaaaaaagggggggaacaACTGTGGATGAAGGGAGAGATGCCTGATTTGCTAAGATTTCCAATTCTctaaatatcaatttttaaatgaAATATCCCCAAAAACCTTTCGCATACTAAAATTTGAGCTCTTGCTTATAATTGATCTCTGGTAGGAAATCAGCTACGAACTCCTTCCAGAAAAATCATACCCTCAGAGCTGGCTTGCTATGAACTCTAATTATAACATAATATCCTTTCAGTTGTTGAAGCAAGCAGAGATTGCAGGGATTAAGAAGCACTCAGAAAACAGAACATACTTCAGCACATGAATCTGAAAATTGCCAGATAAATACTGATACTGTTTTGGGGAAAATACATCTAGGTACCGTTAAAGTAAATGCAGTGGGAAGTACTATCAGCTTCCAGAGGACATGACATTTGATCCTCTTCTTCAAAGATTGAAATAGCTTTTCTCCTTCACTGGCTTTTGATGGGGATGCAAGGGCTTTAGATTTACGGAACTAAAGTATTCAGTATGGTCATTCTTAACGGTAAAAGAAGAGAGTGCTTGAAACTGGTAGACTCCAGAAATTAGAGATATTGAAAATCTCCAATTTAACCTTCTAGTAATTCTTTCTGATAGACTTGATATTCCCGATCCAAGGTCTCAACCCTCTCTCCTCGCAGAATTGATGGAACTCGTGGAAAAAGTCATCCTCCATACCAATGTTCAACTTTTGCTCCTTGATTGTCATCTCTCCCAAATGTTGGGCTGCTCGTAGATTTGCACCGTCCCGAGGTTTGAGAATATGAAATGAAAGGAGTAAACAAGCAACTTCAAATCAACAGGAATTTGGATATGTTGTATTGTTTTCCACCACACTATAAAAACTTCTCTAAACCACCTTTCATTTTTTAAGGGCTTCTCGTATATTCTTGCTCTGTAAAGCTTTTCTTTTCCCTCCTATGAGTTTAGCTTCCCGATCACTTCCTTTTTTCTTATCCCGCCACAAGAATATGTTCTTTTGCATAGATCAAGTATGATGTCTGCAAGATGCTAATGACATTTTTGACTTACATTTATACAGTATAAATGTCTAGAATATTTTGCTCTCTAGCCCTGCGATAAGAATGCTTCTGTGTTCTAGCTAATGCATTGCTAGTACAGAGCAACATATACAAGAGCTGCTTGGTTTCACCACCaaaaacatatattttttttcgatACTATCAGAACTCGTATTAACAAATTTAAGAGCATGCTAGCTGAAACTTGATTAAAAGCAAATTACATCTCCGTTCTACAACAGCTGATGATCCTCGATCGCATTGGATGCAATATTATTTAAGTCGTTCCAATATGGACTGGATTTGGAAAAGGTGAAGAATGTGCTGGAAAAAGTGTGACCGTTCAAAGAAATCAGAAATTGAAGCAAGAGCTCTGCCAGTTTGATAAATCCAATTTGCTAAACATCACATTTCGTTCTTGCAAAGGAAAAACATATATAGTACGTGAAAATCAAAAGCAAATTTGCAGCAGGCAAACCACAACTTCGACAGGATTCCAATTCAAAAGAATCTAGAGTGACCAcataattttcatcaaattaaCAAAAAAGAAGCAACAAATGACTGCAACAACTAGGCCTCTACCGGTGCTGTTTCTTTTCATCTTGCTACTTCAGTTTTCTTTCCATCAGTTTGGTGGTGGGTAATATCCTATTCCAGGGTAAGGCCCTGCAAAAAGAGTCTCAGACACACAGTCAATATCAACCTCACGTATTCTCATATAATGATACAAAACAATATACATTGCTCGCTTGAAACTCACCTGGTGGATAGTAAGGCTGTGTTGGTGGTGGAGGGGGATACTGCTGCATGTATGGCTGCGGCGGATAATACATGGCAGGCGGGTGTGACTGCTGTGGGTCCGCTGAAGCCGGATACAGAGCAGGATCAGGAGGAGGATATGAAACATAAGCACCAGCTCCAGGATAAGTCCCAGCCAGCGGGTACGAAGGAGGATAAGGAGGAACGTATGGTGCTGCAGGCATGTACGGTGGAGCAGATGGAGTGCTGCTTTCCACGGTCTTCTTCTACTTGTTGCAATATCAGTAGTAGAAGATGAAAGGCTACGTTAGCTTTCTCTTTAGATGTCATTATAATCACAGCCACCAATCAAGAAAGGTAGCACTGAGATATCGTAGACTTACCAATGCATTCGGAAAATGCATTATGAGTTTCACTTCTCCAGCGTACCTGCATATCGATCATTGAGATAAAAAGTTTACCGTAAATTTTAACAGAAGATAATTTGTTGAATGAGCGAGAGTGTTACTTGAGACTTCGAGTCTGGATCGGCCAAGAAGAGTCGTCGTAGCCTTGAGAGAGGACTTTCTGCAGCTGGACCCTGAACAAGAATTGAAATAAATCAGCGGCAATGCAGATAGCGTTTCGATGGTGGTTTGAAGTATGAATGCCGGAAGGCGAACCTGCCGCTGCCGATGAAGTCATCGGCGGTGAAGGTGTTGCTGTTCCAGACGATGAGGTTGATCTCGCGGAGCCCTTCGATGAGGGGAATCTGGAACTTCTCTTGGAAGGTGGGGTTTCTGCCCCCATCTGGGCATGAATATTATCTATCCATCATCATgggatcaaaaagataaaagattgGAAACTCTAGGAAGGATTTTGGGATAATGGGTACCGGTGCGGGTGCGGGTGCGGAACTTGGAATCCGCGTACTCGAGGCAGACGTAGGGATCCTGCCGGGAGAAGAGCTCGGTGTCCCTCAACTTGCTGCAACCCACCACTGCGCCCCCAAATTCATCATTAGAATAATTTGAGAATTCTATCGggaca
Above is a genomic segment from Elaeis guineensis isolate ETL-2024a chromosome 1, EG11, whole genome shotgun sequence containing:
- the LOC140854818 gene encoding elicitor-responsive protein 3-like, which produces MSTVSGIQGQILEITVVGCSKLRDTELFSRQDPYVCLEYADSKFRTRTRTDGGRNPTFQEKFQIPLIEGLREINLIVWNSNTFTADDFIGSGRVQLQKVLSQGYDDSSWPIQTRSLKYAGEVKLIMHFPNALKKTVESSTPSAPPYMPAAPYVPPYPPSYPLAGTYPGAGAYVSYPPPDPALYPASADPQQSHPPAMYYPPQPYMQQYPPPPPTQPYYPPGPYPGIGYYPPPN